The following are encoded in a window of Clostridia bacterium genomic DNA:
- a CDS encoding class II aldolase/adducin family protein, whose protein sequence is MSTEVRKQVLEVARLMYNKNMVNTFEGNISACENNRIYITPSQICKGILEEGMIPVCDLEGKLIEGTYKPSSEIKLHLPIYKDRSDVKAVVHAHSPYATAFAIANKPIESKAYPELIMLFDKIPLAAYGTPSTAEIYADVRNYIMDYDVILLANHGILAVGSDPFDAFFKLEAAESIAKALFLARQLGGEKDLPPDKLMELYDMH, encoded by the coding sequence ATGTCGACAGAAGTCAGAAAACAGGTTTTGGAAGTTGCACGGTTAATGTATAACAAAAATATGGTCAATACCTTTGAAGGTAATATATCCGCTTGCGAAAACAACAGGATTTATATTACACCCAGCCAGATTTGCAAGGGTATATTGGAAGAAGGCATGATTCCCGTATGCGATCTGGAGGGTAAGCTGATTGAGGGAACGTATAAGCCAAGTTCAGAGATAAAACTCCACCTTCCTATATATAAGGACAGAAGTGATGTCAAGGCAGTTGTTCATGCACACTCACCATATGCCACGGCTTTTGCAATAGCCAACAAGCCTATTGAATCAAAAGCGTATCCTGAACTTATCATGCTTTTTGATAAAATCCCCCTTGCTGCTTATGGCACTCCTTCTACTGCTGAAATATATGCTGATGTACGCAATTATATCATGGATTATGATGTGATTTTATTAGCAAACCATGGTATTCTGGCTGTTGGAAGTGATCCGTTTGATGCCTTCTTTAAACTTGAAGCTGCAGAAAGTATAGCTAAAGCTCTGTTTCTTGCCAGACAATTAGGTGGGGAAAAGGATTTGCCACCGGATAAACTCATGGAGCTGTATGATATGCATTAA
- a CDS encoding response regulator transcription factor: MIVDDQPIVRDGLKMIMSLSDDIEVVKTASNGNEAVVACSETELDLVLMDIRMPEMDGVTATKLIKERHPAIKVIILTTFNDDEFIFDALKNGASSYLLKDMASEEIINTIKVIHSGGTVFHGNVAARLVDKASKPEQSRSGPVLTQREIELAKLVAEGLSNKEIAQRLFITEGTAKNHITNILSKLGLSHRTQIALYVIENKLQI; encoded by the coding sequence ATGATAGTAGATGACCAGCCTATAGTCAGAGACGGATTGAAGATGATAATGAGTCTAAGCGATGATATAGAAGTAGTAAAGACAGCTTCAAACGGGAATGAAGCTGTAGTAGCCTGCTCTGAAACAGAGCTGGATCTGGTACTCATGGATATAAGGATGCCTGAAATGGACGGTGTAACAGCAACAAAACTTATAAAGGAAAGACATCCTGCGATAAAAGTAATCATACTTACTACTTTCAATGATGATGAATTTATATTTGATGCACTTAAGAACGGTGCAAGTAGCTACTTGCTCAAGGATATGGCTTCGGAAGAAATCATCAATACTATAAAAGTTATACATTCAGGAGGAACTGTCTTTCACGGAAATGTAGCAGCAAGGCTGGTTGATAAGGCATCTAAACCGGAACAATCGCGGAGTGGTCCTGTATTGACCCAGCGGGAGATTGAACTGGCAAAACTTGTTGCAGAAGGGCTGTCGAATAAGGAAATAGCACAAAGGCTGTTCATAACTGAGGGAACAGCGAAAAATCATATTACGAATATTCTCTCCAAGCTGGGCTTGAGCCACAGGACCCAGATTGCGTTATATGTAATCGAAAACAAACTGCAGATTTAA
- a CDS encoding acetate kinase → MKILVINTGSSSLKYQLIDMTNESVLAKGVCDRIGIDNSFIKHTKTGHETVVIEKNLPDHKAAIQGVTNVLTEKELGVITSMDEITAIGHRIVHGGEKFYDSALINDDVMQAIRDCIELAPLHNPPNIIGVEACRQIMPNKPMVAVFDTAFHQTMPKYAYLYALPYEIYEKYGVRKYGFHGTSHKYVAERAAAMLGKPVDKLKLISCHLGNGASICAIKNGKSIETTMGLTPLQGLAMGTRSGSIDPAIIKFLMDKENMSIKQIDDYLNKKSGVLGISGVSSDFRDLQEAAKEGNERAKLAIEIFCYRVKKYIGEYAAVMNGVDAVIFTAGIGENVQIVRKGVLTGLEYLGIEIDWQKNEVRGEELDISTPDAKVRTLVVPTNEELAIARETMKLVK, encoded by the coding sequence ATGAAAATTCTTGTTATTAACACAGGAAGTTCCTCCTTAAAGTATCAGCTTATCGATATGACAAATGAGTCAGTATTGGCAAAAGGCGTGTGCGACAGGATAGGTATAGATAATTCATTTATCAAGCACACAAAGACAGGTCATGAAACTGTAGTTATTGAAAAAAACCTGCCTGATCACAAGGCTGCTATTCAGGGAGTAACAAATGTTCTTACTGAAAAGGAACTTGGAGTAATTACTAGTATGGATGAAATAACTGCCATAGGACATAGAATAGTACATGGCGGAGAAAAATTTTATGATTCTGCGTTGATAAATGACGATGTAATGCAGGCGATAAGGGATTGTATTGAACTTGCGCCACTTCATAATCCGCCCAATATAATTGGTGTTGAAGCCTGTAGACAAATAATGCCCAATAAGCCCATGGTTGCGGTTTTTGATACTGCATTCCACCAGACAATGCCTAAGTATGCATATTTATATGCATTACCTTATGAAATTTATGAAAAGTATGGTGTCCGTAAATACGGATTCCATGGTACTTCACACAAGTATGTGGCAGAGAGAGCAGCTGCAATGCTGGGAAAACCGGTAGATAAACTTAAGTTGATTTCATGTCACCTTGGAAACGGAGCAAGTATCTGCGCTATTAAAAATGGAAAATCTATAGAAACCACTATGGGACTTACTCCTCTTCAGGGTTTGGCGATGGGAACAAGGAGCGGTTCAATAGATCCTGCCATCATCAAATTCCTGATGGACAAGGAAAATATGTCCATTAAACAGATTGATGATTATTTAAATAAAAAATCCGGCGTCCTTGGTATTTCGGGGGTAAGCAGTGATTTCAGAGATTTGCAGGAGGCTGCAAAAGAAGGTAATGAGAGAGCCAAGCTGGCGATAGAGATATTCTGCTATAGAGTTAAAAAGTATATTGGAGAGTATGCGGCAGTTATGAATGGGGTAGACGCAGTAATTTTTACAGCAGGAATTGGTGAAAATGTTCAGATAGTGAGAAAGGGTGTCCTTACCGGTTTGGAATACCTGGGTATAGAGATTGACTGGCAGAAAAACGAGGTAAGAGGTGAAGAACTGGATATCAGTACACCAGATGCTAAGGTCAGAACACTTGTAGTGCCAACAAATGAAGAGTTGGCTATAGCAAGGGAAACAATGAAACTGGTGAAATAA
- a CDS encoding sensor histidine kinase: protein MNKQRISLYVIFRDITMLTTFIFAVYLENARGSRLLFMSVLFALFFIWIHFREKILNRFGKLIAVSFSVDIILLILLDDSSKFVVNYYFNLYYFYILISAGFIPRQKHRLIVSFFIISSAFIKYYRFIEVAVSSEKYYNITFVVSYILFTFMVYVTVAVFFNHSRVLSEEKAGLDKLNRELKEANDLLEEKNQKIKELTIFEERNRIAREIHDSVGHNLTGLIMNLDFCENIVQKDVAKAQIQIASSRDIAKECLTEIRRSVQALKPVVVEQLPLIKSLEELVNSSKHKFAIDIGLVIKGEIYKTGPDFNIVVYRAVQEAVTNAVRHGNATRVDVSINYKVNCFHMLIKDNGKGAEKFTAGSGLRGMKERIREFRGDVNFYAKDGFMINITIPVEA from the coding sequence TTGAACAAACAAAGAATTTCTTTATATGTAATATTCCGCGACATTACAATGCTGACTACTTTTATCTTTGCAGTATACCTTGAAAATGCAAGGGGAAGCAGACTGCTTTTTATGTCTGTGCTTTTTGCATTGTTTTTTATCTGGATACATTTCAGAGAAAAAATCCTGAACAGATTTGGGAAATTAATTGCAGTTTCATTTAGTGTTGACATAATCCTTCTTATACTGCTTGATGACAGCTCAAAATTTGTTGTAAACTATTACTTTAATCTTTATTACTTTTATATACTCATATCTGCAGGTTTTATTCCCAGACAGAAGCATAGGCTTATAGTAAGCTTTTTTATTATTTCGTCAGCATTTATTAAGTATTACAGATTTATCGAAGTAGCAGTATCGAGTGAAAAATATTATAACATAACTTTTGTCGTTTCATATATACTCTTCACTTTTATGGTATATGTAACTGTAGCAGTGTTCTTTAATCATTCCAGGGTATTAAGTGAAGAGAAAGCCGGGCTGGATAAGCTTAACAGGGAATTGAAGGAAGCAAATGACCTGCTTGAAGAGAAGAATCAAAAGATTAAGGAATTAACTATTTTTGAAGAAAGGAACAGGATTGCCAGAGAAATACATGATAGTGTGGGGCATAATCTCACAGGATTAATTATGAATCTGGATTTTTGTGAAAATATTGTTCAGAAAGATGTGGCAAAAGCTCAGATACAGATTGCGTCAAGCAGAGATATTGCAAAAGAATGTCTGACAGAGATAAGAAGGTCAGTACAAGCTTTAAAGCCTGTAGTTGTCGAGCAGCTTCCGCTTATAAAGTCTCTGGAGGAGCTTGTTAACAGTTCAAAGCATAAATTTGCTATTGATATCGGTCTTGTTATTAAAGGGGAAATATATAAGACCGGGCCGGATTTCAATATTGTAGTATATAGAGCTGTCCAGGAAGCTGTAACTAATGCAGTGCGTCATGGCAATGCTACGAGAGTGGATGTTTCGATAAACTACAAAGTTAACTGCTTTCATATGCTCATAAAAGATAATGGTAAAGGTGCTGAAAAATTTACTGCCGGAAGCGGACTCAGGGGAATGAAGGAGAGAATAAGGGAGTTTAGAGGAGATGTAAACTTTTATGCAAAGGATGGATTCATGATAAATATAACCATTCCAGTAGAAGCGTAA
- a CDS encoding ABC transporter ATP-binding protein, which produces MSLIEVKNVVKRFGSLVADDNVCFKVEEGEVFGLLGPNGAGKSTLISMITTLLKPDSGDILIGGHNLKNNDMEAKKLLGFVPQEIALYPTLTAKENLVFWGRMYGLRGKLLSQRVDEALEIAGLKDRSKERIETYSGGMKRRINIAAALLHHPKILIMDEPTVGIDPQSRNHILETVVKLNKDGMTVIYTSHYMEEVEFLCTRVAIIDHGKIIAAGTKEELRSLVGDSDIINIETSNANNSIIDKIKSISGIDEVCHENGKIKMIVRNADILLAKVISIFDSERCKIHSINVEQSNLESVFLHLTGRALRD; this is translated from the coding sequence ATGAGCTTAATCGAAGTTAAAAATGTAGTTAAAAGATTCGGAAGTCTTGTGGCAGACGATAATGTATGTTTCAAGGTAGAGGAAGGAGAGGTTTTTGGACTGCTGGGTCCAAACGGTGCAGGGAAATCCACTCTTATTTCAATGATAACTACACTGCTGAAGCCGGATAGCGGAGATATTCTAATCGGTGGTCATAACTTAAAAAATAACGATATGGAAGCAAAGAAATTGCTGGGTTTTGTGCCTCAGGAAATTGCACTTTATCCGACACTGACTGCAAAGGAAAACCTGGTTTTCTGGGGCAGGATGTACGGCCTGAGAGGAAAGCTGCTTTCTCAGAGGGTGGATGAAGCTTTAGAAATAGCAGGATTAAAAGACAGGTCGAAAGAAAGGATAGAAACCTATTCAGGCGGTATGAAAAGAAGGATCAATATTGCTGCTGCATTGCTCCACCATCCGAAGATACTGATTATGGATGAGCCTACAGTAGGCATAGATCCGCAGTCGAGAAACCACATACTGGAAACAGTTGTGAAGCTTAATAAGGATGGTATGACTGTAATATACACAAGCCACTATATGGAGGAAGTAGAATTCCTTTGTACCAGGGTAGCGATAATTGACCACGGGAAAATTATCGCAGCAGGTACAAAAGAAGAGCTTAGAAGTCTTGTAGGGGATAGTGATATTATTAACATAGAGACAAGCAATGCAAATAACAGTATCATTGATAAGATAAAATCCATTTCAGGCATAGATGAAGTTTGCCATGAGAACGGCAAAATAAAAATGATTGTCAGAAATGCCGACATTCTTCTTGCAAAGGTTATTTCAATATTTGATTCTGAGAGGTGCAAAATCCACTCTATAAATGTGGAACAGTCAAATCTCGAGAGTGTTTTCCTCCACTTGACAGGAAGGGCACTGAGGGATTGA
- the rpmF gene encoding 50S ribosomal protein L32 — protein MANPKRKWSKARTGARRSQWKLSAPGLVGCPQCHSLKLPHRVCKECGYYDGKEIIKVEAK, from the coding sequence ATGGCAAATCCAAAACGTAAATGGTCAAAGGCAAGAACAGGCGCAAGAAGATCACAATGGAAATTATCCGCACCAGGTTTGGTAGGATGTCCTCAGTGTCATAGCTTGAAGTTACCTCACAGAGTTTGTAAAGAGTGTGGTTACTATGACGGCAAAGAGATTATTAAGGTTGAAGCTAAATAA
- a CDS encoding ABC transporter permease → MFLYIALKDLKIVFRDKKALAIMLLMPALIILILGSALGSTFSNELAIERFSIAVVNEDGGLMSDIFINQVLRDGMSDMFDTYVVDRDKAMKMLDEKTIPSAIIVPASFSKDIENDRQVKIEVKSQVDDQLRSKIIESVTGSFSQNMSLGYAGAFAIMDIYKKYNIPVKVPVDGMSETTAIMGELQKKLGSGMLEFKEFNQEKIKNVSGMQYYAAAMLIMFILFGAGFGTRLMVEEREKKTLGRVMSAKVGKLSLVSGKFLGLMCICLIQALILIIFSRFAYGVDWGESLTGVALVTICAVFAGSGLGMFIATISKSSKTVEGISQLFIQTFTVLGGGMIPIYVMPDAMKKVSKVTLNWWAAQGYNELMLGAGIGTILPYCGVLAAMGMIYLTIGVIRFRVE, encoded by the coding sequence ATGTTTTTATATATAGCTCTAAAAGACCTTAAGATCGTTTTCAGGGATAAAAAGGCATTGGCAATAATGTTGCTGATGCCGGCACTTATTATTTTGATTCTCGGCTCTGCACTGGGGTCTACTTTTTCAAACGAATTGGCAATTGAAAGATTTTCAATTGCTGTTGTAAATGAAGATGGCGGACTGATGTCAGACATTTTTATTAACCAGGTTCTTAGGGATGGAATGTCTGATATGTTTGATACATATGTAGTTGACAGGGATAAGGCTATGAAAATGCTTGACGAAAAAACTATACCTTCTGCCATAATAGTACCTGCAAGCTTTTCGAAAGATATCGAAAATGACAGGCAGGTAAAAATTGAAGTAAAATCTCAAGTGGATGACCAGCTTAGATCAAAGATAATAGAAAGTGTTACAGGAAGCTTTTCACAGAATATGTCACTGGGATATGCGGGTGCATTTGCCATTATGGATATCTATAAAAAATACAATATCCCAGTGAAAGTACCTGTCGATGGAATGTCGGAGACTACGGCAATAATGGGAGAACTTCAAAAAAAGCTAGGTTCAGGTATGTTGGAATTTAAGGAATTCAATCAGGAAAAGATAAAAAATGTTTCAGGCATGCAATACTATGCGGCTGCAATGTTGATAATGTTTATACTGTTTGGAGCCGGCTTTGGAACACGTTTGATGGTTGAAGAAAGAGAAAAAAAGACATTAGGCAGGGTTATGAGTGCAAAAGTAGGGAAGTTAAGCCTTGTATCCGGGAAGTTTTTGGGACTCATGTGCATATGCCTGATACAAGCATTAATATTAATCATTTTCTCACGTTTTGCATATGGCGTGGACTGGGGAGAATCCCTTACGGGTGTAGCTCTGGTTACAATATGTGCCGTATTCGCCGGCTCAGGTCTCGGGATGTTCATAGCTACAATTTCAAAGAGTTCAAAAACTGTTGAAGGAATATCACAGTTGTTTATTCAAACTTTTACTGTTCTGGGTGGAGGAATGATACCTATATATGTAATGCCAGATGCAATGAAAAAGGTATCGAAAGTGACACTGAACTGGTGGGCTGCACAAGGATATAACGAACTGATGCTGGGAGCGGGCATAGGCACAATACTGCCTTACTGTGGCGTTCTAGCTGCTATGGGTATGATATATCTGACAATAGGCGTAATAAGGTTTAGAGTGGAATGA
- the mtnA gene encoding S-methyl-5-thioribose-1-phosphate isomerase, producing MKPLEYKDGVLKLIDQTKLPTEHIIVDCKTYEEVAGAIVDMIVRGAPAIGVSAAYGIAIGALSIQTDSKEEFFSELLEICNVMRGTRPTAVNLFWAVDRVYGRAAGNKDKTIGEIKDIIVKEACRMDEEDVQTCKSIGVNGNELIKENSTILTHCNAGALATSDYGTALGVIRIAHETGKNIKVFADETRPYLQGARLTAWELQQDGIPVTLICDNMAGHFMKAGKIDCVIVGADRIALNGDTANKIGTYSVAVLAKENNIPFYVAAPVSTIDFSIKTGDSIPIEERKAEEVTHIKGIRLAPEGVTVMNPAFDVTPSKYITAIITEKGLVYPPFEENIEKLK from the coding sequence ATGAAACCACTGGAGTATAAAGATGGAGTATTGAAATTGATAGATCAGACTAAGCTGCCTACTGAGCACATAATTGTTGACTGCAAAACATATGAGGAGGTAGCCGGTGCCATAGTGGATATGATAGTAAGAGGTGCGCCTGCAATAGGTGTTTCTGCCGCTTATGGCATAGCAATAGGGGCTCTTTCAATTCAAACTGATTCAAAAGAAGAGTTTTTTAGTGAGCTTTTAGAAATATGCAATGTAATGCGAGGTACGCGTCCTACAGCGGTTAACCTCTTTTGGGCTGTAGACAGGGTTTACGGCAGAGCTGCGGGAAATAAGGATAAAACAATTGGGGAAATAAAGGATATCATAGTTAAAGAAGCTTGCAGAATGGATGAAGAGGATGTCCAGACCTGTAAATCCATAGGAGTGAATGGAAATGAACTCATTAAAGAGAATTCTACAATTCTGACACATTGTAACGCGGGAGCTCTTGCGACAAGCGATTACGGGACTGCTCTCGGGGTTATCAGGATAGCACATGAGACAGGTAAAAACATAAAAGTATTTGCTGATGAAACCAGGCCCTACCTCCAGGGAGCGAGGCTTACAGCATGGGAATTGCAGCAGGACGGAATACCGGTAACTCTTATATGTGATAATATGGCAGGTCACTTTATGAAAGCCGGTAAGATTGATTGTGTAATTGTTGGGGCGGATAGAATAGCACTAAATGGCGATACTGCTAATAAAATCGGAACATATTCAGTAGCCGTACTGGCGAAAGAAAACAATATTCCATTTTATGTGGCAGCTCCCGTATCTACGATCGATTTTTCCATAAAAACCGGTGATAGTATTCCCATAGAGGAAAGAAAAGCAGAAGAGGTTACTCACATTAAGGGTATACGTCTGGCGCCGGAAGGAGTTACAGTAATGAATCCGGCCTTTGATGTAACACCCAGTAAATATATAACAGCGATTATTACTGAAAAAGGTTTAGTGTATCCGCCTTTTGAGGAGAATATCGAAAAATTGAAGTAA
- a CDS encoding DUF177 domain-containing protein: MKVNISDIVKTDGASLDINYNEVMDDLKTIAGNEFTFENPVRFEGKLVNISGVMKLDGRLSTEYSVKCYRCLKEVTGKLDIGIKESFVDVEKVEDKTDIETYTYEGYYIEVDKVLIDNIVLNLPMKQVCEAECKGICPKCGIDLNSGECECIEDEINPRMAVLKDFFKS; this comes from the coding sequence ATGAAAGTTAATATTTCAGATATTGTAAAGACAGATGGAGCCTCTTTGGATATAAATTACAACGAGGTCATGGATGATTTGAAAACTATAGCAGGAAATGAATTTACTTTCGAAAACCCTGTTAGGTTTGAAGGAAAACTAGTAAATATCAGCGGTGTTATGAAGCTTGATGGACGGTTGAGTACAGAGTATTCCGTGAAATGCTACAGATGTCTGAAAGAAGTAACAGGTAAGCTGGATATCGGTATAAAAGAAAGTTTTGTAGACGTTGAAAAGGTAGAAGATAAGACGGATATAGAAACTTATACTTATGAAGGCTACTATATAGAAGTTGACAAGGTACTTATAGACAACATAGTATTGAACTTGCCGATGAAACAGGTGTGTGAAGCAGAATGCAAGGGTATATGTCCGAAGTGCGGAATCGACCTTAATTCCGGAGAATGTGAGTGCATAGAGGATGAGATTAATCCCAGGATGGCAGTTCTTAAGGACTTTTTTAAAAGTTGA
- the pta gene encoding phosphate acetyltransferase — protein MNFLEQISQRAKSDLKTIVLPESEDIRTIKAAAMIQEQGLANIILVGNGNNIKKLAGDLNISKAKIVDPLNSDKFEDYVNTFYELRKSKGITLEQARETMKDYVYYATMMVKKGDADGMVSGAAHSTADTVRPALQILKTKPGTKLASSFFVMVVPDCEYGYNGTFVYSDSGLVENPSAEDLSEIAIEAANSFKQLVKAEPIVAMLSYSTYGSAKSELTEKVLKATDLAKKKAPALKLDGELQADAAIVPSIGKSKAPGSDIAGQANVLVFPDLNCGNIAYKLTQRLAKAEAYGPILQGIAKPVNDLSRGCSAEDIVGVVAITAVQAQEA, from the coding sequence ATGAATTTCTTAGAACAGATTTCCCAGAGAGCAAAATCGGATTTAAAAACTATAGTTTTACCTGAAAGTGAAGATATCAGGACAATTAAAGCAGCTGCAATGATACAGGAGCAGGGTTTAGCTAATATTATACTTGTAGGTAATGGAAATAATATTAAGAAACTTGCGGGGGATCTGAATATCTCGAAGGCGAAGATAGTAGATCCCTTAAATTCTGATAAATTTGAGGATTATGTAAATACATTCTATGAGTTGAGAAAATCCAAGGGCATAACACTGGAACAAGCAAGAGAAACAATGAAAGACTATGTATACTACGCAACAATGATGGTAAAAAAGGGTGATGCGGATGGTATGGTATCAGGAGCTGCACATTCAACTGCAGATACTGTAAGACCTGCTTTACAGATACTTAAAACAAAACCTGGAACAAAGCTGGCATCTTCATTTTTTGTCATGGTTGTTCCTGATTGCGAATATGGGTATAATGGCACATTTGTTTACTCGGACAGCGGACTGGTTGAAAATCCAAGTGCTGAAGATTTGTCAGAAATAGCCATAGAAGCTGCCAATTCCTTTAAACAGTTGGTAAAGGCTGAACCGATAGTAGCCATGCTTTCATACTCAACATATGGAAGTGCCAAAAGCGAGTTGACTGAGAAAGTACTTAAAGCTACAGATCTTGCCAAGAAAAAAGCTCCGGCACTTAAGCTGGATGGTGAACTGCAGGCAGATGCTGCCATCGTTCCTTCCATAGGAAAATCAAAAGCTCCTGGAAGCGATATAGCAGGACAGGCTAATGTATTGGTTTTCCCTGACCTTAACTGCGGTAATATAGCGTATAAACTTACACAGCGTTTAGCAAAGGCTGAAGCGTATGGTCCAATACTTCAGGGTATTGCAAAACCGGTGAATGATCTTTCTAGGGGATGTAGTGCAGAGGATATAGTTGGTGTTGTAGCAATAACAGCTGTACAAGCGCAAGAAGCTTAA
- a CDS encoding ABC transporter permease: protein MIKIISIAKYDLLKLAREKSTLPVLILMPIILTFVMGLAMGNGSANEDRRIPVGISNHDSGIEGKRLLAEAGKDKTIKLIEYNENELVDKVKNANIEIGFIIPEDFSKNIVEAKAPEIKVFKLPSSVDFMAIEGIISSAYAKIKAGEGTKIFFEEKLNSFQIPERNKKTLLDDISEKVEANLEKPSLISVEASRYSGKSESVKYDGKAQNSLGFAVMFVMFTLIMSAGEILDEKKNNTWGRLGITPTGKGTIMLGKVLGTFLRGWVQLLFLILFGRFAMGVSWGNSLLTTVILMSVYLLSVTSMGLLLASLVKTNAQLGALSTIFVICTSMLSGCMWPADIMSPAMQKFSAIFPQYWAMKGLMSTVVGNLGLSSITTPLLVLALMGIAFFLMTILSGGLKMGIRKAAPAKAISGEQAQF, encoded by the coding sequence GTGATTAAGATAATAAGTATTGCAAAATATGACTTGCTCAAGTTAGCCAGAGAAAAATCCACACTGCCGGTTTTGATACTGATGCCTATAATTCTTACCTTTGTCATGGGACTTGCAATGGGCAATGGTTCTGCAAATGAAGATAGAAGGATTCCTGTAGGTATATCCAATCATGACTCAGGGATTGAGGGAAAAAGATTATTAGCCGAAGCAGGTAAGGATAAGACCATTAAACTTATTGAGTATAATGAAAATGAATTGGTAGATAAGGTGAAAAATGCAAATATAGAGATAGGGTTTATCATCCCTGAGGACTTCAGTAAAAATATCGTCGAAGCTAAGGCTCCTGAAATAAAAGTCTTTAAGCTTCCATCTTCCGTTGATTTTATGGCAATAGAAGGTATCATATCTTCAGCTTATGCAAAAATTAAGGCAGGGGAAGGTACGAAAATCTTTTTTGAAGAAAAACTTAATTCTTTTCAAATACCTGAAAGAAATAAGAAAACTCTATTGGATGATATAAGCGAAAAAGTTGAAGCAAATCTGGAAAAGCCTTCTCTGATATCAGTAGAGGCCTCACGTTACTCCGGAAAAAGCGAGAGTGTCAAATATGATGGAAAAGCACAGAATTCTTTAGGTTTTGCAGTAATGTTTGTCATGTTTACCCTTATAATGAGTGCTGGGGAAATACTGGATGAAAAGAAGAACAATACCTGGGGGAGGTTGGGAATTACTCCTACGGGTAAAGGGACAATAATGCTGGGTAAAGTACTGGGTACGTTTTTAAGGGGCTGGGTACAGCTTTTGTTCCTTATACTTTTCGGTAGGTTTGCTATGGGGGTCAGTTGGGGAAATTCACTTTTAACAACAGTGATATTAATGAGTGTATACCTCTTGAGTGTGACAAGTATGGGGCTTCTTCTGGCTTCTCTTGTAAAGACCAATGCCCAGCTTGGCGCATTGTCTACTATATTTGTAATCTGCACTTCCATGTTGTCCGGATGTATGTGGCCTGCAGATATAATGTCACCGGCAATGCAGAAGTTTTCTGCAATATTCCCTCAATACTGGGCTATGAAGGGTTTGATGAGTACAGTGGTGGGAAATCTGGGACTGAGTTCAATTACGACTCCTTTACTGGTTTTAGCATTAATGGGTATTGCATTCTTTCTCATGACTATACTAAGCGGAGGGCTAAAGATGGGCATAAGGAAAGCTGCGCCTGCAAAAGCCATATCCGGCGAACAAGCTCAATTTTAG